A section of the Pediococcus inopinatus genome encodes:
- a CDS encoding flavodoxin family protein — MNFNNDSVSNKNQQANYKIAGQSISAPQLSKNDREWQNGYGTRSDGQDTNSQNKPTRKITKTAKSLIIYFSRSGSTELLASKIANQTNPDILEIVVKDPYAGNYQKTLSRANSERENQDYPELNMQVPDLKQYDTIYLGYPIWAMTLSHPMTAFLKTYGGRLTDKIIAPFMTEGGYGQGDSVQRVREIIREQGGERDTFTKALVVDGNKVDQADKRVTQWVSQVHADNN, encoded by the coding sequence ATGAATTTTAATAACGATTCAGTATCAAACAAAAATCAGCAGGCTAACTATAAAATTGCTGGCCAGTCAATTTCAGCACCACAACTCAGTAAAAACGACCGGGAATGGCAAAATGGATATGGCACAAGATCAGATGGTCAAGATACCAATAGTCAAAATAAGCCCACACGCAAAATTACAAAAACTGCTAAAAGTTTAATTATTTATTTTTCTCGGTCGGGTAGTACCGAATTGCTGGCTAGTAAAATTGCCAATCAAACCAATCCGGATATTTTAGAAATTGTCGTAAAGGATCCTTACGCCGGAAATTATCAAAAGACCCTTTCAAGAGCCAATTCAGAAAGAGAAAATCAAGATTATCCTGAACTTAACATGCAAGTTCCCGATTTAAAGCAATACGACACCATCTATTTGGGCTATCCGATCTGGGCGATGACTTTATCTCACCCAATGACAGCTTTTTTGAAAACATACGGGGGTCGCTTGACTGATAAAATCATTGCACCTTTTATGACTGAAGGCGGTTATGGTCAAGGAGATAGCGTCCAGCGAGTTCGAGAAATTATCCGTGAACAAGGTGGCGAGCGCGATACCTTTACGAAGGCTTTAGTAGTTGACGGTAATAAAGTTGATCAGGCTGATAAGCGAGTGACCCAGTGGGTGAGCCAGGTTCACGCAGATAATAATTGA
- a CDS encoding SDR family oxidoreductase, translated as MSEESKVVVITGASSGIGEATAKLLAAKGNKLVIAARREKKLQEIVADIEKENGQAVYAVTDVTDLDSVKALAQLALDKFGRIDVWMNNAGLMPHSEFIKGRVEDWNRMIDVNLRGVLYGINAALPAMRDQKAGQFINVASVAAHAVHSGGGVYSATKAGVWMISEALRQEEAAAGSNVRVTVISPGAIATELVDHVTDADQKKAMDSYYDQFAITPDRIATTIATAIDLPSDTAINEIVVRPSRQG; from the coding sequence GTGAGTGAAGAAAGTAAAGTAGTTGTTATTACAGGAGCTTCCAGCGGAATTGGCGAAGCAACAGCCAAACTACTAGCAGCAAAGGGGAATAAATTAGTTATTGCCGCTCGTCGTGAAAAGAAGTTACAAGAAATTGTTGCAGATATTGAAAAAGAGAATGGACAGGCTGTTTATGCTGTTACAGATGTAACTGATCTTGATTCAGTAAAAGCCCTTGCTCAGTTAGCATTAGATAAATTTGGCAGGATTGACGTTTGGATGAATAATGCGGGTTTAATGCCTCATTCTGAGTTTATTAAGGGCCGTGTGGAAGATTGGAATCGCATGATTGATGTTAATCTTCGTGGTGTTTTATATGGAATTAATGCCGCTTTACCAGCTATGCGTGATCAAAAGGCAGGTCAATTTATTAATGTAGCTTCCGTTGCGGCCCATGCCGTTCATTCTGGTGGTGGTGTTTATAGTGCCACAAAGGCTGGTGTTTGGATGATTAGTGAAGCACTTCGTCAAGAGGAAGCAGCTGCTGGGAGTAATGTCCGTGTGACGGTTATTTCACCTGGTGCGATTGCAACCGAATTGGTCGATCATGTCACCGATGCTGATCAGAAAAAAGCGATGGATTCATATTATGATCAATTTGCAATTACGCCCGATCGGATCGCGACAACGATTGCAACGGCGATTGATTTACCTAGTGATACCGCAATCAATGAAATTGTTGTGCGGCCTTCACGGCAAGGATAA
- a CDS encoding MFS transporter: protein MLVTFIAGQLVRFNWHMSFWAYLITIPALIMFALFVPKIPKTELTTGSKVKGSTKKSKLPNAIFGYMILTFIVITFYMIMGIKVPTLMVNAGYGTATSASYVILGLSLGAMLGGILFGRVFTWLKDYILVAAFLSLGLAMFLIAISNTTWLTVLGGFLTGIGARLFFPWILNAVNLGGSGNIMATSLILIAYNLAGSLSPYTALLIQNVLHIDNIRNLFWINMIVFVILAVVMSLVNKLKNVRTTD, encoded by the coding sequence GTGTTAGTCACATTTATTGCTGGCCAACTTGTAAGGTTTAATTGGCATATGTCATTTTGGGCATATTTAATCACGATCCCTGCATTAATAATGTTTGCTTTATTCGTACCTAAAATACCAAAAACAGAATTAACAACGGGCTCTAAAGTTAAAGGTTCAACAAAAAAATCAAAATTACCTAATGCAATTTTTGGCTACATGATCCTAACCTTTATTGTGATTACCTTTTATATGATTATGGGAATTAAAGTGCCAACCTTAATGGTTAATGCGGGATATGGAACAGCTACGTCTGCAAGTTACGTTATTTTAGGTCTGAGTTTAGGAGCAATGCTTGGTGGCATTCTCTTTGGACGCGTTTTTACCTGGTTGAAAGATTACATTTTAGTGGCTGCCTTTTTATCTCTAGGCTTAGCAATGTTTTTAATTGCCATTTCAAATACAACTTGGTTAACCGTTTTGGGCGGATTCTTGACTGGAATTGGTGCGCGTTTGTTTTTCCCATGGATTTTAAATGCTGTTAATTTAGGCGGGAGTGGAAACATAATGGCAACTTCATTAATCCTGATTGCTTACAATTTGGCCGGCTCTCTATCACCATATACCGCATTGCTAATTCAAAATGTTTTGCACATCGATAATATTCGAAACTTGTTTTGGATTAATATGATTGTTTTTGTCATATTAGCCGTTGTGATGAGTTTAGTGAATAAGCTTAAAAATGTGAGAACGACCGATTAG
- a CDS encoding flavodoxin: MAKELIIYFSLSGTTKKAALNLQKKLNADIYQLQAKKTYPSDYDGIVAVAQNEKDKQVHPELKKPLPDLTRYDKVYVGYPTWWSQPPMIIHSLFDQVDFAGKKVVAFATSASTPLTDTLETFSDLAENAGAILFEK; encoded by the coding sequence ATGGCAAAAGAGTTAATTATCTATTTTTCACTATCGGGAACTACAAAGAAAGCTGCATTAAACTTACAAAAAAAGTTGAACGCAGATATTTATCAGTTACAAGCAAAAAAAACTTATCCAAGCGATTATGATGGGATTGTAGCCGTTGCTCAAAATGAAAAAGATAAGCAAGTTCATCCGGAATTGAAAAAACCGCTCCCAGATTTAACACGTTATGATAAAGTTTATGTGGGATATCCCACATGGTGGTCACAACCACCAATGATCATTCACAGTTTATTTGATCAAGTTGATTTTGCAGGTAAAAAAGTCGTGGCTTTTGCAACTAGTGCCTCGACGCCTTTAACAGATACGCTTGAAACATTTTCAGATCTTGCAGAAAATGCGGGAGCTATCTTATTCGAAAAATAG
- a CDS encoding MerR family transcriptional regulator has protein sequence MNINGVSKKFELTKDTLRYWERLGLLPEIKRNESGYREYSEHDMNWVFYIKALRKAGMSIEALIEFVKLYREGSQTEQTRKSLLMDQRQELKEKRAEIDKTIKYLDYKIVNFEDHTLNYEKEKLAYDAKD, from the coding sequence ATGAACATAAACGGCGTCAGTAAAAAGTTTGAGTTAACAAAAGACACACTCCGCTACTGGGAACGGCTTGGACTGTTACCGGAAATTAAACGGAATGAAAGTGGCTATCGTGAATATAGTGAACACGATATGAACTGGGTTTTCTATATTAAAGCTTTGCGAAAGGCAGGGATGTCAATTGAAGCGCTGATCGAATTTGTAAAATTATATCGTGAAGGCAGTCAAACGGAACAAACTCGTAAATCATTATTGATGGATCAACGCCAGGAATTGAAAGAGAAACGCGCCGAAATCGACAAAACAATCAAATATTTAGACTATAAAATTGTTAATTTTGAAGATCATACCTTAAACTACGAAAAAGAAAAGTTGGCGTATGATGCAAAAGATTAA
- a CDS encoding TetR/AcrR family transcriptional regulator — translation MGKREDNAIATRQSLIEAADHLIVQKGYENISVDDIVKTSGIAKGTFYNYFERKEDLIFELSKEHFAKLNTQTILSEQDDPIIIIKKYLIDFMSVIFNSKIELARQWVRYISFSETNSNKWQFDVQSFEQLLMKLIDADKLKVNTPVHQLAQLFLTEMYGVIFTWCISPKTVDPIATVKRFCDLQLSALLQPYLINA, via the coding sequence GTGGGAAAAAGAGAAGATAATGCAATCGCAACTCGGCAAAGTTTGATTGAAGCAGCAGATCATTTAATTGTGCAAAAGGGTTATGAAAATATTTCCGTGGATGATATCGTGAAAACCAGCGGGATCGCTAAAGGCACTTTTTATAATTATTTTGAACGTAAAGAAGATTTGATCTTTGAATTAAGTAAAGAGCACTTTGCTAAGCTAAATACGCAAACCATTTTAAGCGAACAAGATGACCCAATCATTATTATAAAGAAATATTTAATTGATTTTATGTCCGTTATTTTTAATTCAAAAATCGAATTGGCTCGTCAGTGGGTACGCTACATTAGCTTTTCCGAGACGAATAGCAATAAATGGCAATTTGATGTTCAGTCTTTTGAACAGCTTTTGATGAAATTAATTGATGCAGATAAATTAAAGGTGAACACGCCGGTGCACCAACTCGCACAACTTTTTTTAACGGAAATGTATGGCGTTATTTTTACCTGGTGTATATCTCCTAAAACAGTTGATCCAATCGCGACTGTAAAACGGTTCTGTGATTTGCAACTAAGTGCTTTGTTACAGCCATACCTAATTAATGCGTAA
- a CDS encoding aldo/keto reductase yields MIILQKRNLGSMQVDALGLGCMGMNFAYGNPPDQQEMIKLLQASVEMGETFFDTAEVYGPFTNESLLGKALAPYKDKVTISTKCGIRIENGKQVVDANLDGIRQSVEGSLKRLNVDAIDLYYLHRVDPKIPIEDVAYTMGQLKKAGKIKHWGLSEAGIETSKKANAVEPLTAVESEYSLWTREPENELLPLLEKLGIGFMPFSPLGKGFLTGKINTNTTFAKNDGRSKLPRFTKEALEANQKLLDLIKEFAIKKQATPAQIALAWLLAQKPWIVPIPGTTKLTRLQENLGALNVAFSSEELARIDQLSKNIKIVGNRYTPELAKRAGL; encoded by the coding sequence GTGATAATTTTGCAAAAAAGAAATCTTGGTAGTATGCAGGTTGATGCGCTGGGTTTAGGTTGCATGGGAATGAATTTTGCCTATGGAAATCCGCCTGATCAACAAGAAATGATTAAGCTTTTGCAAGCATCGGTTGAAATGGGTGAAACATTTTTCGATACGGCAGAAGTCTATGGACCGTTCACCAATGAAAGTCTGTTAGGAAAAGCGTTGGCCCCGTATAAAGATAAGGTCACAATTTCCACGAAGTGCGGGATTCGAATTGAAAATGGTAAACAGGTTGTAGATGCTAATCTAGACGGGATTCGTCAATCTGTAGAAGGATCACTTAAGCGTTTAAACGTAGATGCCATTGACTTGTATTATCTTCACCGTGTTGATCCGAAAATTCCCATTGAAGATGTGGCTTATACAATGGGACAACTAAAAAAAGCCGGGAAAATTAAGCATTGGGGATTGTCCGAAGCTGGAATTGAAACAAGCAAAAAAGCTAATGCAGTCGAGCCTTTAACAGCAGTTGAAAGTGAATACTCATTGTGGACCAGAGAACCAGAAAATGAATTGTTGCCGCTATTGGAAAAATTAGGGATCGGTTTTATGCCATTTAGTCCTTTAGGAAAAGGTTTCTTAACGGGAAAAATTAATACGAATACAACCTTTGCCAAAAATGATGGCCGAAGTAAATTACCCCGATTTACTAAAGAGGCGCTTGAAGCAAATCAAAAATTATTAGACCTTATAAAAGAATTTGCCATTAAAAAACAAGCAACCCCTGCACAAATCGCTTTGGCCTGGTTATTGGCACAGAAGCCTTGGATCGTTCCAATTCCGGGAACAACCAAATTAACAAGATTACAAGAAAATTTGGGTGCTTTAAATGTGGCATTCTCTTCTGAAGAATTAGCCCGCATTGATCAATTGTCTAAAAATATTAAAATTGTGGGTAATCGCTATACACCAGAATTGGCTAAACGGGCCGGATTGTAA
- a CDS encoding aldo/keto reductase, which yields MMTVPTFKLNNGIEMPAVGFGVFQIENGGTKQAVLNAIDAGYRLLDTAQAYGNEAEVGEAIKETSVDRNDLFITTKVWVSSTGYDATKQAFQESLDKLQLDYLDLYLIHQPYGDVYGSWRAMEDLQKEGKVRAIGISNFSADRFVDLNLHNTVTPAVNQIELNPWNQQKNEMTWHEKLGIQPEAWAPFAEGRHNLFTNEVLEKIGSDHNKGVGQVVLRWLYQRGIVSLAKSVHKNRMEENINIFDFELSDPEMKQIAALDMKESAFFDHRDPEQVNRLGGGQ from the coding sequence ATGATGACAGTTCCAACTTTTAAATTAAATAATGGTATTGAGATGCCTGCAGTCGGATTTGGTGTTTTCCAAATTGAAAATGGTGGCACAAAACAAGCAGTTTTAAACGCAATTGATGCAGGGTATCGATTGCTTGATACAGCTCAAGCATACGGGAACGAAGCTGAAGTTGGGGAAGCAATCAAAGAGACTAGTGTTGATCGTAATGACTTGTTTATTACAACAAAAGTCTGGGTTAGCTCAACTGGCTACGACGCAACGAAGCAAGCATTTCAAGAATCTTTGGACAAACTTCAATTAGATTATCTTGATTTGTATCTTATTCATCAACCTTATGGAGACGTGTATGGCTCATGGAGAGCAATGGAAGATTTGCAAAAAGAAGGAAAAGTTCGCGCAATCGGAATTTCAAATTTCAGTGCAGACCGTTTTGTCGATTTGAATTTGCATAATACTGTGACACCTGCAGTTAATCAAATTGAACTTAATCCATGGAATCAACAAAAAAATGAAATGACATGGCATGAAAAATTAGGTATTCAGCCAGAAGCTTGGGCACCATTTGCAGAGGGACGACACAATTTATTTACGAATGAAGTCTTAGAAAAAATTGGATCTGATCATAATAAAGGTGTAGGTCAAGTTGTTTTACGGTGGCTATATCAACGTGGCATTGTTAGTCTGGCCAAATCGGTTCATAAAAACCGAATGGAAGAAAATATTAATATCTTTGATTTTGAATTAAGTGATCCGGAAATGAAACAAATTGCGGCATTAGATATGAAGGAGTCGGCTTTCTTTGATCATCGTGATCCAGAGCAAGTCAATCGACTGGGCGGCGGTCAATAG
- a CDS encoding GRP family sugar transporter codes for MNIILMLLPAVAWGILPLAVERINGRPVNQIFGTAVGTLLVSFIVYAVIHPTISLASFILAAFAGGFWIIGQLGQYTAYHEIGVSQTMPISTGLQLIGTSLIGVFLFGEWASSNAKIFGVIGILLLIIGISLTAVHDRKMQQSKNSSQTKTLIMLFLTTFGFLVYNAIPKAMATSGLAIFLPESVGMVIAVLIYISATHQPKVLREKASWQSLLAGIIFSFAAITYILSVRDNGVNSAFVVSQLSVVISTIGGMVFLHEKKSHRELSFTLIGLFLIVIGAITTTII; via the coding sequence ATGAATATTATTTTAATGTTACTACCGGCAGTTGCATGGGGAATTCTACCATTAGCTGTTGAACGTATAAATGGCCGACCGGTTAATCAAATTTTTGGTACAGCAGTTGGCACCCTTTTAGTTAGTTTTATTGTCTACGCGGTTATTCATCCAACAATTTCTTTAGCAAGCTTTATTCTGGCAGCTTTTGCCGGTGGTTTTTGGATTATTGGTCAATTGGGACAATATACCGCTTATCATGAAATTGGTGTTTCTCAGACAATGCCAATTTCTACAGGTCTACAGCTAATTGGGACTTCGTTAATTGGGGTATTTTTGTTTGGTGAATGGGCATCAAGTAATGCCAAAATATTTGGTGTAATTGGTATTTTACTTTTAATTATTGGCATTTCACTAACGGCTGTTCATGATAGAAAAATGCAACAGAGCAAAAATAGCAGTCAAACGAAAACTCTAATTATGTTGTTTCTGACAACGTTTGGATTTCTGGTTTATAACGCAATTCCAAAAGCCATGGCTACGTCAGGATTAGCTATTTTCTTGCCTGAATCTGTTGGGATGGTCATTGCGGTACTGATTTATATTTCCGCAACCCATCAACCTAAAGTGTTACGTGAAAAAGCAAGCTGGCAAAGTCTGCTTGCAGGAATAATCTTTTCATTTGCTGCAATCACGTACATATTGTCGGTCCGTGATAACGGAGTGAACTCAGCATTTGTGGTCTCTCAACTTTCTGTCGTGATCTCCACGATTGGCGGGATGGTATTTCTACATGAAAAGAAGAGTCATCGTGAGTTAAGCTTCACATTAATTGGGTTATTTTTGATTGTAATTGGGGCAATTACGACAACTATTATTTAA
- a CDS encoding TMEM175 family protein translates to MNKERLAAFTDAVLAIIMTILVLELEKPKTVNLAVLWDLRANFFAYTLSFFWLGLMWTTHHNNWHSITKVSNATVSYSLLMLFIASLFPYTTSLVATNFNNVTAQTFYGLVVLGVSFSNMAISHSLKQVNPSVHFGWLYALPNTSIILDVVIKLIGLLITLTVYPPAMMYAIFIDIFVVGYASRQAIKKQPKKS, encoded by the coding sequence TTGAACAAAGAACGTTTAGCAGCCTTCACTGACGCCGTTCTCGCCATTATTATGACGATCCTAGTTTTGGAACTAGAAAAACCTAAAACAGTTAATTTAGCTGTATTATGGGATTTGCGCGCTAACTTTTTTGCTTATACGCTTTCGTTTTTTTGGCTAGGTTTAATGTGGACTACCCATCATAATAACTGGCACTCAATTACAAAGGTTTCCAACGCAACTGTGTCTTATTCATTACTCATGTTATTTATTGCATCACTATTTCCATACACGACCAGTTTGGTAGCCACAAATTTTAATAATGTGACTGCACAAACTTTTTATGGCCTGGTCGTTTTAGGCGTTTCGTTTAGTAACATGGCTATCTCCCATTCTTTAAAACAAGTTAACCCTTCAGTCCACTTTGGCTGGCTATATGCGTTACCAAATACCTCAATTATTTTAGATGTCGTGATCAAACTCATTGGTCTTCTAATCACCCTAACCGTTTACCCACCGGCCATGATGTACGCAATTTTCATTGATATTTTTGTCGTTGGTTACGCATCTCGGCAAGCAATAAAGAAACAACCTAAAAAAAGTTAA
- a CDS encoding hydrolase: protein MTSEARRDPVADKLLTPENSAFLLIDYQPTQINSINSMNRAQLIKNVVNVIGLMNTFKIPVILSTVNVKNGRNKDTIAPIKDLLPDVPSYDRTTINAWEDTEFKAAVKQTGRHNLIIAALWTEACLTFPTLDALDEGYDVFPVVDSVGGTSVIAHEAALRRVEQAGAKPTSIPQLACELQRDWQRTDTVPGFTKELVDAGIFLHL, encoded by the coding sequence ATGACAAGTGAAGCAAGAAGAGATCCAGTTGCAGATAAATTGTTAACGCCTGAAAATTCAGCCTTTTTATTAATTGATTATCAACCAACCCAGATTAATTCGATTAATTCCATGAATCGCGCACAACTCATTAAAAATGTGGTGAACGTGATCGGATTAATGAACACATTTAAGATTCCGGTTATTTTATCAACGGTTAATGTAAAAAATGGCCGGAATAAAGATACCATTGCACCGATTAAAGATTTATTACCTGATGTACCGAGTTATGATCGCACCACAATTAATGCATGGGAAGATACAGAGTTTAAGGCAGCAGTCAAACAGACAGGGCGACATAACCTGATTATTGCCGCGTTATGGACGGAAGCGTGTTTAACATTTCCAACCTTAGATGCGTTAGATGAAGGCTACGATGTTTTTCCGGTGGTTGATTCTGTTGGTGGCACCTCGGTCATTGCCCATGAGGCAGCCTTACGGCGGGTCGAACAAGCAGGAGCTAAACCAACCAGCATTCCCCAATTGGCTTGCGAATTACAACGGGATTGGCAACGAACCGATACTGTCCCTGGTTTTACGAAAGAACTAGTCGATGCTGGCATCTTTTTACATTTATAG
- a CDS encoding flavodoxin: protein MKKRLLIVIGVIVIILAGGFTVFRFQHKSTGMKISHTTDIVQKKQTNSKKRLIIYFSLSGSTEEAAKQIKADTGADIIRLQPQKAYPSGYDAYVKVAQKQLADKIHPAIRTKITNLDQYDTIFVGYPTWWHQPPMIIHSLFEKFDFSGKTIVPFTTSMSDPVSRSMPDMRKLAKGDNAKIINGFRYDDNKKALAKFLNENDLN, encoded by the coding sequence ATGAAAAAAAGACTATTGATTGTCATTGGAGTTATTGTAATTATCTTGGCTGGTGGATTTACGGTCTTTCGTTTTCAGCATAAATCGACAGGTATGAAAATAAGTCATACAACGGATATTGTCCAGAAGAAACAAACGAATTCTAAAAAGCGTTTAATTATCTATTTCTCACTGTCTGGTTCAACTGAGGAAGCGGCTAAGCAAATTAAGGCAGACACCGGAGCAGATATTATCCGGCTTCAGCCTCAAAAAGCTTACCCTAGTGGCTATGATGCTTATGTGAAAGTTGCCCAAAAACAGTTGGCTGATAAGATTCATCCAGCAATTCGAACTAAGATCACTAACTTGGATCAATACGACACAATCTTCGTTGGGTATCCCACCTGGTGGCATCAACCGCCAATGATTATCCATTCGTTGTTTGAGAAGTTTGATTTTTCTGGAAAAACAATCGTGCCATTTACGACAAGTATGAGTGATCCAGTTAGTCGTTCAATGCCTGATATGCGGAAACTTGCAAAAGGGGATAACGCAAAAATTATCAATGGTTTTCGCTATGATGATAATAAAAAAGCATTAGCTAAGTTTTTAAATGAAAATGATCTGAATTAG
- a CDS encoding NAD(P)H-binding protein, translating into MKLLIAAANGQIARIVEDRILNESTFDDVELTLLLRNSQRLSNLAKDNRVTVVEGSLDNESVLNKAVAGQDMVFVAVVDHTSNNAWTKNVITAMKENGVQRVIFTNILGLYDEVPGEFGRWNKQSVMSGLQAAINSDKLLEESGLDYTTLRLPWLNDRDEVKYVLTHRNDQYNGVSGSRQSIADVVLKIVADPTVGSKDSLGIADPATQGEDRPVY; encoded by the coding sequence ATGAAATTATTAATTGCAGCAGCAAATGGTCAAATTGCCCGAATTGTTGAGGATCGTATTTTAAACGAATCGACGTTTGATGATGTTGAATTGACTTTATTATTACGTAACAGTCAACGGTTGAGCAATTTGGCTAAAGATAACCGCGTTACAGTTGTAGAAGGAAGTTTGGACAATGAGAGTGTTCTAAACAAAGCGGTTGCTGGCCAGGATATGGTATTTGTAGCCGTTGTGGATCATACTTCTAACAATGCATGGACAAAAAATGTGATCACAGCGATGAAAGAAAACGGTGTTCAGCGAGTTATTTTCACAAATATCTTAGGCTTGTATGATGAAGTACCTGGTGAATTTGGCCGTTGGAACAAACAAAGTGTCATGAGTGGGTTACAAGCTGCCATTAATTCTGACAAATTACTTGAGGAGTCTGGTTTAGATTACACAACTTTAAGGCTCCCATGGTTAAATGATCGTGATGAAGTTAAGTACGTGCTTACCCATAGAAATGATCAATACAATGGTGTGTCCGGTTCACGTCAAAGTATTGCGGACGTTGTTTTAAAGATTGTGGCCGATCCTACTGTTGGTTCAAAGGATAGCTTGGGAATTGCTGATCCCGCAACTCAAGGTGAAGATCGTCCCGTATATTAA
- a CDS encoding MFS transporter, whose amino-acid sequence MQNTKRSLIKLSILLVSVVTASAPAINANIPVLAKAFPNVALAQIELLTTIPSLFLLIAILLSNWIAKRIGLKQTVLVGVFITVIAGLSPVIINSFLLLMISRAAFGFGIGLFNSLLVSIISYFFKGSERSQTLGFQSTFEGLGC is encoded by the coding sequence ATGCAAAACACCAAACGTTCTTTAATAAAATTATCTATCCTGCTGGTGTCGGTTGTGACGGCATCTGCACCGGCAATTAATGCTAACATCCCAGTTTTGGCAAAAGCATTTCCTAATGTCGCTTTGGCTCAAATTGAACTTCTCACAACCATTCCATCTTTATTCTTGCTAATTGCAATTCTATTGAGTAATTGGATTGCCAAACGAATTGGATTAAAACAAACTGTACTGGTTGGGGTTTTTATCACCGTTATTGCTGGGTTGTCCCCAGTGATAATCAATAGTTTTCTGCTCCTGATGATTTCACGGGCCGCATTTGGCTTTGGAATTGGCTTGTTTAATTCGTTACTAGTTAGTATTATTAGTTACTTTTTCAAGGGTAGCGAACGATCACAAACACTTGGTTTTCAAAGTACCTTTGAAGGTCTGGGGTGTTAG
- a CDS encoding alpha/beta hydrolase, with protein sequence MQIEIKRDVTYAPDLTLDEYRPKIDKLKGLLIIIHGGGWFRGDKAKDEDISTWLAQQGYLVVTPNYHLTPEGYYPQPLVDMDHLYQQVKKYAPKLPVAVIGSSVGGNMAVEMGIKYQIPAVSLSGILDIEVWLNNHQDVVPKQDQKQKFTTGASSTINQSGKDDSFYKWFILNYLHDPKLAKEAPPYYRVQGKTGPMLLINSLDEFVPVSGIFELSKRLGQYQTPVEISLLPGTHHAKGYLDQVKPNILYFLTRYLKLRSDEDDK encoded by the coding sequence TTGCAGATTGAGATTAAACGAGACGTAACCTATGCACCAGATTTAACGTTGGATGAATATCGGCCAAAGATTGATAAGTTAAAAGGTCTTTTAATTATTATCCATGGTGGCGGTTGGTTTCGGGGCGACAAGGCTAAAGATGAAGATATATCTACATGGCTTGCACAACAGGGTTATTTGGTTGTCACGCCAAATTATCATTTAACACCAGAAGGATATTATCCGCAGCCCTTGGTTGATATGGATCACTTATATCAACAGGTCAAAAAGTATGCACCGAAGCTACCAGTTGCGGTGATCGGTTCATCCGTTGGTGGCAACATGGCGGTTGAAATGGGAATTAAATATCAGATTCCAGCTGTATCACTTTCTGGAATTCTTGATATCGAAGTGTGGTTGAATAATCATCAAGACGTAGTGCCAAAACAGGATCAAAAACAGAAGTTTACAACCGGAGCTAGCTCTACAATTAATCAGAGTGGTAAGGATGATAGCTTTTATAAATGGTTTATCCTTAATTATTTACATGATCCTAAACTAGCCAAAGAAGCGCCCCCTTATTATCGCGTTCAGGGTAAAACGGGACCGATGTTACTGATTAATTCCCTGGATGAATTTGTACCAGTTTCCGGGATTTTTGAATTAAGTAAACGGTTAGGACAGTATCAAACACCGGTAGAAATTTCCTTACTACCGGGGACGCACCACGCGAAAGGTTATCTAGACCAAGTAAAGCCAAACATTTTGTATTTTTTGACACGTTATTTAAAATTAAGGAGCGATGAAGATGACAAGTGA